Below is a genomic region from Helicobacter pylori.
AAAGGAGACAATATCCCTAAAGCGCCAAAATTGGTGCCATCATCGCCTGGGCCATTCGGGCCGCCATATTGAGACCCTAGCCCTAAATCCCCTCCTCTTGGGGGTAAGAGATTCACATAAAGATTATTCGTAACTCTATAGCTATAGATAACATCTTGCGGCGTTAATATCACTGATCCTGTTTGCCCGTTTTCTATATTGTATTCATCTCCAGCATTTTTAGCGATCAATTTAGGATCCACAAGCCCATTGTTGTAAGGATTCACGCATGTAGAATAATCAGAATAACATGGCTTTGACAGGTTGTTGTCGCTAAACTGGAAGGGGGCGTTTTTAACGGCATCTTCCCAAGATTTAGAATCAAACACCGCCATCATATTCAGCATTAAATTGGTCAAATTTTTAGCGTCTTGAGAGGTGAAAGGCGGCACTTTAGCCGTGCAGTTTTCTTGGTTTTCGTATGGAGGGCATGGGGGTTTAGAACCAGTGCCGTTACCGCTAGAAAATTGGTTGTAATTGATATAAGTCATTTGAAGATTGGTTGTAACCTTACTGAGCTTATCAAACAGATTCTGCGTGCTGGCATCAGAAAATTTTGTGGTGGTGGTTTGGAGCTGTTGGAAGCCATCAGCGTTAAGTTGCGGATCGTTAAACAAGCTTGCGGGCAGAATGATTTGAGATTGTTTAGGGATAGTCTCTATCACGCCCAAACTGACTACATTGCCTTGATTGTCTGTGTAACTCAGCTCAATGTTGTTTAAATTATAAGGCAAGAAATTTTGTATCATAATCAAGCTGTTATTGCCATAGTCTGCTTCCTCAGCGCTTTCTTGGTTATAAGCGGTTACATACACAGGGGTTAAAGAATAAAAGGTTAAGTTGGTGATATTGTCCTCTGCAAACAACTCAGTCGCGTTCTTTAAAATGGTGCTTTGGGAGATGTAGTATTTCCCATAGGTGCTTTGAGGGGTAATGGGTTTGGGCTTTGGTTTGGGTTTAGGTTTAGGTTTTTCTTGGGTTGTGGCTATGGTTTGTTCTTGGGTTTGTGTGCCTTGCAATAGCCCGGTTTCAAACCCGGCTTCTATAAAAAAGCCGTCTTTTTGGTGCTTTTGGTAGGCTTCTAAAGCGGTGAATGAGCTGATTAGGGACAAACAAATCGTTTTGCTAGCGAGTTTTAACATAAAATCTCCTTAATGGTCTTTTTTAATATTTTTAATTTTTTACTCAAAAATAGTTTATAGTATGTATATATCTTAAACTAGCCTATTTTACCCCTTTTTGAAAAATGGCAGTATTGTTTTTTATAAATATGGATATTAAACGGCGCTAATGGGTAAAAAGTCTTAAAAAGCAGCGCTAAAAAGGGGTTTTAATCCATTCTTTAAGCGGTTTCATTTGCCTAAGCAAAATTCGCTGAACATGCTGTCTAACATTTGGCTGGTTTCATAAGGGCGGGTGAGCAAGTTCAAGTTTTCTATCGCACTTAAAAGATGATAAGAAAAAAGCTCTAAAGTTTCTAAATGGTTTTGAGCGTTTTGCAATTCAAAAATGGCGTTTTCTAGGGCGGTTTTTTGGGCTAGGGAAGTGAGTAAGAGCTTGTTTTGAGTGTCTAATTTGGGGAAAAAGGCGCTGATTTTTTGGCTCAAATCTTTCAAACAAGCCTTAGAATTTAGGGTGTTGGTTTCTAGTAAAGCATAAGGGATTTTAAGGTGGGATTTTAAAACTTCAAGCTCCAGTTTAGGGGCTAAATCGTTTTTATTCAAAACAACAATGCAAGGCTTTTTGGCGCGATTGAGGGTGTCAATAAGGTTAAAATCTTCTTTTTCTAGGGGTTTAGAAAGATCAAACACGCCTAAAATAATGTCGCAATTTTCTAAACTTTTAAGGCTTTTTTCAATCCCTAAGCGCTCTATTTTATCCGTGCTCTCTCTAATGCCAGCGGTGTCAATCAAGCGCACCTTATGCCCTTGTAGTTCAATGACTTCTTCTATGGTGTCTCTTGTTGTGCCTTTAATATCGCTCACTAAAGCCCTTTCTTCTAAAAGCATGGCGTTTAATAAAGAACTTTTGCCAGCATTGGGTTTGCCAACAATGCTTAAGGCATGCCCTTTGTTTTTTTGTTTTTGCGCATTAGAAAAATCCAATAAGTCTTTAAAAGAGGCGATTTGTTTTTCTAAATTTTGAGACACTTCCTTTAAAAAATCGCTAGGAATGTATTCTTCGCTATAGTCAATCAAAACTTCTGAGCTGGCCAAAAGCTTTAAAAGATCGTTCCTAGCCTCTTCAATAAAAATTTTTAACTCGCCCTTAAGCTGCCTGGCTAGAGCGTTTAAAACGCTCTCATCTTCACAAAGGATGAGCTGAACGCTCGCTTCAATCTCGCTCAAATCCATTTTATGGTTTAAAAAGGCTTTTTTGCTAAATTCCCCCGCTTGAGCAAGCCTAGCCCCCAAATTCAAGCAAGCTTGTAAGATATTTTGCGCTAAAAGGGGGCTTCCATGGCATTGGATTTCGCACACATCTTCGCCGGTGAAACTATAAGGGGCTTTGAAATAAATCACTAACGCTTTGTCTAATAAAACACCATCAGAAAAAATATCGCACACATAAGCGTATCTGGGGGTGAAGTCTTGTTTTTGGGTGAGTTGTTTAAGAATATTTAGAGCGTTATTACCGCTGATTTTAATAATGCTAATCGCTCCCTTGCCTAAAGGGGTAGCGATAGCGGCGATGGTGTCATTCATTATTAAAGTCGTTGATGACGATGTATTTTTCATCGTTTAAGTTGGTTTTGATAGAAACGTATTTATTAGGGAACGCTTTTCGTAATTTCTTTAAAGCGATATAGGTTAAAACGCCATCAGGGGCTTTCATCTGCCCCTTACCCACTTCATGCACGGTCATGATCGTGCTTTGGAGTTGCGTTTCCATAACCTTTTCTTGGTTTTGTAAAAAAGTGGAAATTTCTAAGCGGATACTATAGCCATAAGTAGGGTGGATCCAATTAAAGAGCAAGTAAGAAAGGGCTTTGTAACGATAGCCTTTCTCGCCAATTAAAAGAGCGGAGTCTTCGCCATCAATATCAATCAATAAAACCCCCGGCTCATAAAGGCTGACTTCCACTTTATTGATTTTATAGGGCAAATGGGAGAATAAGTCTTTCAATTCTTGCTTAATTTCATGGAGTTTGTCCCCACTATGAGATTCTTCTTTAGGGTTTTTTTTAGAGGGTTTAGGGGTGATTTTTTCTTCTTGCGGTGTTTTTGTTTCTAAATTTTGTTTTTTTTCTTCTATATTGTTTTGATGGATTTCTTTCGTGTTGGTTTCTTTAACGCTCTCTTCTTTAACCTCTTTAACGCTTTCTTTAACGCCCGCTAAGATAATGGCTTCTTTTTTACCAATGCTTAAAAACCCTTTAGAGGGCGTTTGAATGACTTCGTATTGCAAATTAATAATGGGGCAATTCAAGGCGATAGAAGCTTGAATGAGGGCTTCTTCTAAGGTTTTGGCTTTGATTTCAATAGGATTTTGCATCAACTTTCCTTTTTATTTGGCGCGTGCGCGCGTTTTTTATTCTCTAAAACTTTATTAATAATGAGTTGTTGCAACACCGAAAGGATGTTGTTTGTGGTCCAATACAAGACTAACCCTGCAGGGAAAGTGATTAAAAAGATTGTGAATAATAGGGGTAAGAGTTTAAAAATCTTTGCTTGCATGGGATCGGTCATGGTGTTTGGCGTAACGCTTTGGTGCCAATACATAGACGCTCCCATAAGAAGCGGCAAAATAAAATACGGATCCATGATGGATAAGTCATGAATCCATAAGATCCACTCTGAGCTTTTCAATTCCACAGCGTTATAAAGCACTCTATAAATCGCAAAAAACACCGGGATTTGTAAGATTAAGGGCAGACAACCCCCTAGCGGGTTGGCCCCATGCTTTTTGTAAAGCTGCATCATGTGGGCTTGCAATTTTTGGGGTTCGCACTTGTATTTTTCTTGGAGCTCTTTCATTTTAGGGGCTAATTCTTTGAGCTTTTGCATGCTCACCATGCCTTTATAGCTTAAAGGATAAAGGATGATACGCACGATAATTGTTAAAAAAATGATAGCCCAACCCCAATTGCCCACGAATTGATACAAATAATCCAGTAAAACAAACACGCCTTTAGCAAAGAAAGTGATTAAGCCATACTCTATCACATCCGTAAGCATGGGTGAAATCGCTTTCAAAGAGCGGTAATCTTTAGGGCCAATATAGCCATGCAAATTCGCTTCGTTTTTAAGGGAAATGAAGCCTAAGGGGTTTTTAGTGCCGATTTCTGAATCAATTAAGGCTTCAAAACCTTGAGAATCTTTAGTGAAAAGCAAGGTGGTGAAAT
It encodes:
- a CDS encoding outer membrane beta-barrel protein; translation: MLKLASKTICLSLISSFTALEAYQKHQKDGFFIEAGFETGLLQGTQTQEQTIATTQEKPKPKPKPKPKPITPQSTYGKYYISQSTILKNATELFAEDNITNLTFYSLTPVYVTAYNQESAEEADYGNNSLIMIQNFLPYNLNNIELSYTDNQGNVVSLGVIETIPKQSQIILPASLFNDPQLNADGFQQLQTTTTKFSDASTQNLFDKLSKVTTNLQMTYINYNQFSSGNGTGSKPPCPPYENQENCTAKVPPFTSQDAKNLTNLMLNMMAVFDSKSWEDAVKNAPFQFSDNNLSKPCYSDYSTCVNPYNNGLVDPKLIAKNAGDEYNIENGQTGSVILTPQDVIYSYRVTNNLYVNLLPPRGGDLGLGSQYGGPNGPGDDGTNFGALGILSPFLDPEILFGKELNKVAIMQLRDIIHEYGHTLGYTHNGNMTYQRVRMCEENNGPEERCKGGKIEQVNGQEVQVFDNGHEVRDTDGSTYDVCSRFKDKPYTAGNYPNSIYTDCSQVPAGLIGVTSAVWQQLIDQNALPVDYTNLSSQTNYLNASLNTQDFATTMLSAISQSLSSTKSSATTYRASKTSRPFGAPLLGVNLKMGYQKYFNDYLGLSSYGIIKYNYAQANNEKIQQLSYGVGMDVLFDFITNYTNEKNPKNNLTKKVFTSSLGVFGGLRGLYNSYYLLNQYKGSGNLNVTGGLNYRYKHSKYSVGISVPLVQLKSRVVSSDGSTTNSITLNEGGSHFKVFFNYGWIF
- the mnmE gene encoding tRNA uridine-5-carboxymethylaminomethyl(34) synthesis GTPase MnmE: MNDTIAAIATPLGKGAISIIKISGNNALNILKQLTQKQDFTPRYAYVCDIFSDGVLLDKALVIYFKAPYSFTGEDVCEIQCHGSPLLAQNILQACLNLGARLAQAGEFSKKAFLNHKMDLSEIEASVQLILCEDESVLNALARQLKGELKIFIEEARNDLLKLLASSEVLIDYSEEYIPSDFLKEVSQNLEKQIASFKDLLDFSNAQKQKNKGHALSIVGKPNAGKSSLLNAMLLEERALVSDIKGTTRDTIEEVIELQGHKVRLIDTAGIRESTDKIERLGIEKSLKSLENCDIILGVFDLSKPLEKEDFNLIDTLNRAKKPCIVVLNKNDLAPKLELEVLKSHLKIPYALLETNTLNSKACLKDLSQKISAFFPKLDTQNKLLLTSLAQKTALENAIFELQNAQNHLETLELFSYHLLSAIENLNLLTRPYETSQMLDSMFSEFCLGK
- a CDS encoding Jag N-terminal domain-containing protein, translating into MQNPIEIKAKTLEEALIQASIALNCPIINLQYEVIQTPSKGFLSIGKKEAIILAGVKESVKEVKEESVKETNTKEIHQNNIEEKKQNLETKTPQEEKITPKPSKKNPKEESHSGDKLHEIKQELKDLFSHLPYKINKVEVSLYEPGVLLIDIDGEDSALLIGEKGYRYKALSYLLFNWIHPTYGYSIRLEISTFLQNQEKVMETQLQSTIMTVHEVGKGQMKAPDGVLTYIALKKLRKAFPNKYVSIKTNLNDEKYIVINDFNNE
- the yidC gene encoding membrane protein insertase YidC: MDKNNNTNTRLILAIALSFLFITLYSYFFQKPNKTTTQTTKQETANNHTITSPNTPNAFNATQTIPQENLLSTISFEHARIEIDFLGRIKQVYLKDKKYLTPKQKGFLEHVGHLFSPKANPQTPLKELPLLAADKLKPLEVRFLDPTLNNKAFNTPYSASKTTLGPNEQLVLTQDLGALTIIKTLTFYDDLHYDLQIAFKSPNNIIPSYVITNGYRPVADLDSYTFSGVLLENNDKKIEKIEDKNAKEIKRFSNTLFLSSVDRYFTTLLFTKDSQGFEALIDSEIGTKNPLGFISLKNEANLHGYIGPKDYRSLKAISPMLTDVIEYGLITFFAKGVFVLLDYLYQFVGNWGWAIIFLTIIVRIILYPLSYKGMVSMQKLKELAPKMKELQEKYKCEPQKLQAHMMQLYKKHGANPLGGCLPLILQIPVFFAIYRVLYNAVELKSSEWILWIHDLSIMDPYFILPLLMGASMYWHQSVTPNTMTDPMQAKIFKLLPLLFTIFLITFPAGLVLYWTTNNILSVLQQLIINKVLENKKRAHAPNKKES